The Thermodesulfobacteriota bacterium genome has a window encoding:
- a CDS encoding KamA family radical SAM protein, whose protein sequence is MDWQEQLRSSVTSLDELRARGFQVQAQREAFPMRITPHVLSLMERDTASCPIGRQFVPLPEELEAMPAELADPVDEDRRAVAGVLVHAYPDRALLLAAQRCATYCRHCFRKRLVGRRPPPTAGQLEQALSYLETRPEIHEVILSGGDPLVLPDAQLDALLGALRQRLGDRVLRIHSRVLSTLPQRITQGLVDLLEGYGVLYLVTQINHPREITPETQVAARRLRKAGIVLANQCVLLRGVNADLATMRQLCLALYRIGIRPYYLFQCDYTQGTAHFRTTLAEGRAIARGLEGRISGPAVPRYAIDCPGIRKVLITADSCTPRGDGTYLLRNSEGQELIYDEPGLTR, encoded by the coding sequence ATGGACTGGCAGGAACAGCTGCGAAGCTCCGTCACCTCGCTGGACGAGCTGCGCGCCCGCGGCTTCCAGGTGCAGGCCCAGCGGGAGGCCTTCCCGATGCGGATCACCCCCCACGTGCTGTCGCTCATGGAGCGGGATACCGCCAGCTGCCCCATTGGCCGCCAGTTTGTGCCGCTGCCGGAGGAGCTGGAGGCGATGCCCGCCGAGCTGGCGGATCCGGTGGACGAGGACCGGCGGGCAGTGGCCGGGGTGCTGGTGCACGCCTACCCGGACCGGGCCCTGCTCCTGGCCGCCCAGCGCTGCGCCACCTACTGCCGCCACTGCTTCCGCAAGCGACTGGTGGGCCGCCGGCCGCCGCCAACAGCCGGGCAGCTGGAACAGGCCCTTTCCTACCTGGAGACACGTCCGGAGATCCACGAGGTCATCCTCTCCGGCGGCGACCCCCTGGTGCTGCCGGATGCCCAGCTCGATGCCCTCCTGGGCGCACTGCGCCAGCGGCTGGGCGATCGGGTGCTCCGCATCCACAGCCGGGTGCTGTCCACCCTGCCGCAGCGGATCACCCAGGGGCTGGTCGATCTCCTGGAAGGCTACGGGGTGCTCTACCTGGTCACCCAGATCAACCATCCCCGGGAGATCACCCCGGAGACCCAGGTCGCTGCACGCCGGCTCCGTAAGGCTGGCATCGTCCTGGCCAACCAGTGTGTCCTCCTGCGGGGGGTCAACGCCGACCTGGCAACGATGCGCCAGCTGTGCCTGGCCCTCTACCGCATCGGCATCCGCCCCTACTACCTCTTCCAGTGCGACTACACCCAGGGCACCGCCCACTTTCGCACCACCCTGGCGGAGGGGCGAGCCATCGCCCGCGGGCTGGAGGGCAGGATCAGCGGTCCGGCGGTGCCTCGCTACGCCATCGACTGCCCGGGAATCCGCAAGGTGCTCATCACCGCGGACTCCTGCACGCCGCGGGGTGATGGCACCTACCTGCTCCGCAACAGCGAGGGGCAGGAGCTGATCTACGACGAGCCCGGGCTGACTCGCTGA